The DNA window GCCAGTAGTTGGCATTTGGTTTACCGCTTTGGGTATTTCCACAATGGCATTCAACTTGAACGGTTTCAACTTCAACCAATCGATTATCGACTCACAAGGTCGCGTCATCAACACCTGGGCTGATGTCATCAACCGCGCTAACTTGGGTATGGAAGTAATGCACGAGCGCAACGCTCACAACTTCCCACTCGACTTGGCCGCTGGCGAAACAACTCCTGTGGCTTTGGTTGCTCCTTCCATCAACGGTTAATTTTTAACTTTTGATTGACAAAAAGCGCTCCTAGAAATAGGGGCGCTTTTTGTTTGGGAAATTATATTTTTATGGTGATGATTGGAAATATCTTTATTTTCAGTAGTCCAAGGGCGAGCGGGATTGTGTTTTGCATTCAAATACGGTTGACTTGACAATTGTCAGAAGATAGGAACGAAAGAGACGATTTCTTTGACTTGTTTGATGCTGTCAAACCGATTGAGATGGATGACTTATGATGATGATTTGCAGATTGTAGAAGTCCGCAGTTTGCTCGCAAACTTTCGGTCGATTTGTGGCTCAAATTCGGCCGCCGTTGGGAATTGGGACGCTGGCGTTGCAGGATGGCTCGACTGTGCAGGGCTTTTTGTGGGAATCCGATGCTGTCGCTGGTGCGATCGATATTTGCGATCGAGATGGCTGGCAAGTTGATAACTTCCACTTTTAAGCTAAGTTAGAATGGCAAATTTCTACCACTGTTCAAAACCATGCCACCAGCAGTACCAGCTAGGATCACAATCACCACCCCAACCCCCACCAGCCCGGGTACCAGTCCAGGAGGCTCAGCTAGCGGTGGCAGGAACGGCACCAGCGGCCCCGACTCGCTCAGCGGTACTGCGGGTGCTGACTTGATATTCGGTTTGGGAGGCGCTGACAGCATTTTCGGCTTGGCGGGAAACGATAGCCTCTACGGCGGGGACGGCGACGACTCAATCCTAGGTGGCGACGGCAATGATTTGCTGTTCGGTAATGCGGGCCGCGACAGCGTTTTTGGCAACGGGGGCGACGATACTCTCTATGGCGGCAAAGATGCTGATTCGGTAAGCGGCGATGATGGCAATGATTTGCTGTTTGGCAACCAAGACACCGATACTTTGTTGGGGGGCGCCGGCAATGACACGCTATTTGGCGGTGCTGGCGATGACTCGCTGTTTGGCGGCGTTGGCGATGATTGTTTGTCGGGCGATCGCGGCCGAGATACTTTGACTGGTGGCTTGGGAAATGATACTTTTACGATCGGGCCTTCGACAGACAAGGTTCTGATTACAGATTTTATTGCTGGGAATGATAAAATTCGCTTGAGTGCCAACCTTACTTTTGACCAACTTACCATTTCCGCTGGTGCCGGAACTTCGCCGAGTAGAATTATTCAGCTTACGAGCAATAAGGAAACCTTGGCTACTGTATTTGGAGTTGCTTCAATCGCTCGGGCGGACTTTATTTTCTAATGCGGGAATCGGTAATTTTGAGTTTTAAGTTAAAAATTTTTAACTGATAAACTCATCCACGACTTTTGGGTGACCAGTAACAAAGCAATCTCAAAAAATGACATTTTTTTTCGGGCTTCTGCCATCAATCCGTTCGCATCCAGTACACTGCGACGGAAACCAAATTTCGGAATGCCATCAATCCATTAAATGGGTTAAAAAATCAGTTTCCCAACTTCCTTCGGATCTCGTGTCCGTCGATTACCACAACAATAAGGGTTTGTAGTGCGGACTGAAGTCCGCAACCGGAGAGCGGACTGAAGTCCGCACTACGAACAGAACTAATCTTAGTGCGGTTAATCGATCGGACACGATATGACTCATGAATGATGACTTCCCTTTGGCTTGGTTCGGCTACGCTCTTCGGACAAGTCGCTCGGAAGGCAAGATGATTTTTGACTAATGACTTCTAACTTCTTCCTAATGACTACTGACGGTTTTCTTAATCTCAATAAACCTGCGGGTATGACATCTCACGACTGCGTGGGGCGAGTGCGCCGAATGTTGAAACTCAAGCGAGTCGGACACGGGGGAACTCTCGATCCGGCTGTGACTGGCGTTTTGCCGATCGCCCTAGGCAAAGCAACCAGACTGCTGCAATTCCTCCAACACCACAAAGCTTACCGAGGTACGATTCGGTTTGGCTTAACTACCGCTACGGATGATTTAGAAGGAGAAATTCTGCATTCTCAACCTGTACCGGAGTTGAGTTTGGCACAAGTGCAAGCTGCACTGCCGAATTTTATCGGCAAAATCGAGCAGTTTCCGCCGAGTTTTAGTGCGGTTCAGGTGGCAGGAAAACGCCTTTACGAGTTAGCGAGAAAAGGTGAAACTGTGGTAGTTGCTGCTAGGAATGTTGAGGTTTTTAGCCTGGAAATATTGGATTGGCGGCCGGGGGATTTTCCGGAATTAGATTTGTCGATCGCCTGCGGGGCGGGTACTTACATTCGGGCGATCGCCCGGGACTTGGGCGCACTCTTGAATGCAGGCGGTACTTTGGCTCGTTTGACTCGTACCGAAAGCAGCGGTTTCTCGATCGACCAAAGTCTGAGTTTTGCAGAATTAGAAATGCAATTGCAGGAGAATACATTCACCCCGATTTTGCCATCGGCGGTTTTGGGACACTTGGGGGCGATCGTCCTTTCTCCTGAATATACCAAACGCTGGTTTCAAGGACAGCGCCTCCCAATTCCGGAAACGGCGATAACAGCCGAGGAAACTCCGAACAATTCCCCCAAAAACGCAATACCCCAATCTCCCTATCCCTTGCAAGTCTACGATCGAGACGGTAATTTGTTAGGCATCGGTCAAGTAGCTTCCTCAGATACAAGTACCATCTTGTCTCCTCAAATTGTGTTTTAGCTATCCCAGAGGTAAAA is part of the Microcoleus sp. bin38.metabat.b11b12b14.051 genome and encodes:
- a CDS encoding calcium-binding protein; this translates as MPPAVPARITITTPTPTSPGTSPGGSASGGRNGTSGPDSLSGTAGADLIFGLGGADSIFGLAGNDSLYGGDGDDSILGGDGNDLLFGNAGRDSVFGNGGDDTLYGGKDADSVSGDDGNDLLFGNQDTDTLLGGAGNDTLFGGAGDDSLFGGVGDDCLSGDRGRDTLTGGLGNDTFTIGPSTDKVLITDFIAGNDKIRLSANLTFDQLTISAGAGTSPSRIIQLTSNKETLATVFGVASIARADFIF
- the truB gene encoding tRNA pseudouridine(55) synthase TruB, translating into MTTDGFLNLNKPAGMTSHDCVGRVRRMLKLKRVGHGGTLDPAVTGVLPIALGKATRLLQFLQHHKAYRGTIRFGLTTATDDLEGEILHSQPVPELSLAQVQAALPNFIGKIEQFPPSFSAVQVAGKRLYELARKGETVVVAARNVEVFSLEILDWRPGDFPELDLSIACGAGTYIRAIARDLGALLNAGGTLARLTRTESSGFSIDQSLSFAELEMQLQENTFTPILPSAVLGHLGAIVLSPEYTKRWFQGQRLPIPETAITAEETPNNSPKNAIPQSPYPLQVYDRDGNLLGIGQVASSDTSTILSPQIVF